A window of Euzebyales bacterium contains these coding sequences:
- the dut gene encoding dUTP diphosphatase — MQLVTNPDLTGDLRRRLIALWVTVVNDGGAVGFVRPASAADIAPVAHGAFDRVAAGGDDLVVALDGGDPVGLGFLERNATRLEGHVGVIRRLQRAPSQGGRGIGGAVLTELERLARDRGLTLLTLTVRGGTGRERFYLARGYTLDARLPDRLRVEGGRFADELRLSKPVRAARPRLLVHRLDAELPLPTYAHAGDAGLDLHARESVTLKPGERALVPTGVAVAIPDGHVGLVHPRSGLAARHGVTLVNAPGTIDAGYRGEIKAIVANTDPREPVLLERGARIAQLVIQRVETVDVVAVVALPATERGDDGFGSTGS, encoded by the coding sequence GTGCAACTCGTGACCAATCCCGATCTCACCGGCGACCTCCGGCGACGCCTGATCGCGCTGTGGGTGACGGTCGTCAACGACGGCGGCGCGGTCGGCTTCGTCCGTCCGGCATCGGCGGCCGACATCGCGCCGGTAGCGCATGGTGCGTTCGACCGTGTGGCGGCAGGCGGCGACGACCTCGTCGTCGCCCTCGACGGGGGTGATCCGGTGGGGTTGGGGTTCCTCGAACGCAACGCCACCCGGCTGGAAGGCCATGTCGGGGTGATCCGCCGTCTGCAGCGCGCGCCGTCGCAGGGGGGACGCGGGATCGGCGGGGCGGTGCTCACCGAGCTCGAGCGCCTGGCGCGCGACCGCGGCCTGACGCTGCTGACGCTCACCGTACGTGGCGGCACTGGACGTGAGCGGTTCTACCTCGCGCGTGGCTACACCCTGGACGCGCGTCTGCCCGATCGGCTTCGCGTCGAAGGTGGGCGCTTCGCCGACGAGCTGCGGCTGTCGAAGCCGGTTCGCGCGGCACGTCCGCGCCTGCTCGTGCACCGCCTCGACGCGGAGCTGCCGCTGCCGACGTACGCCCACGCGGGTGACGCTGGTCTGGACCTGCACGCCCGGGAGTCGGTGACGCTGAAGCCGGGCGAGCGCGCCCTGGTGCCGACCGGGGTGGCGGTCGCCATCCCCGACGGCCATGTGGGACTCGTCCATCCGCGCTCGGGCCTCGCCGCCCGTCACGGAGTCACGCTGGTGAACGCGCCCGGCACGATCGACGCGGGCTATCGCGGCGAGATCAAGGCGATTGTGGCAAACACCGATCCACGCGAGCCCGTGCTGCTCGAGCGTGGTGCCCGGATCGCCCAGCTCGTCATCCAGCGTGTCGAGACCGTCGACGTCGTCGCGGTCGTGGCGCTCCCAGCCACCGAACGGGGCGACGACGGGTTCGGCTCGACCGGCAGCTGA
- a CDS encoding ABC transporter permease, with protein MGSVDGSTVRPRGTVKRLLAANAWLVYLFFYAPIVVLIALSFNDNRLVGIWRGFTLDWYSAMLDNTAVLRAIRASLIVAALSTVVSTALGTAAALAIERFRFRGRQAFDALLYLPVIVPDVTMAVMLLLFFVRAADTVFVVSGAQVRLGLTTITLSHVAFNISFVAIVVRARLAGMDPALEEAAADLYADRWQTFRRVTLPQMMPGVLGGALLALTLSLDDVVITSFVSGPGSTTLPVYVFGLVRRGVTPLINAVSTAMLVASMILVFASVMLQRGRGTTP; from the coding sequence ATGGGTAGTGTCGACGGCTCGACGGTCCGGCCGCGCGGTACGGTGAAGCGGCTGCTGGCCGCCAACGCGTGGCTGGTGTACCTGTTCTTCTACGCGCCGATCGTCGTGCTGATCGCGCTGTCGTTCAACGATAACCGCCTGGTCGGCATCTGGCGTGGCTTCACGCTGGACTGGTACAGCGCGATGCTCGACAACACCGCGGTGCTCCGGGCGATCCGCGCCTCGCTGATCGTCGCCGCCCTGTCGACCGTCGTCTCGACGGCACTGGGCACCGCGGCGGCTCTGGCGATCGAGCGGTTCCGCTTCCGGGGTCGCCAGGCCTTCGACGCGCTGCTGTACCTGCCCGTGATCGTCCCGGACGTGACGATGGCGGTGATGCTGCTGCTCTTCTTCGTGCGAGCCGCCGACACGGTCTTCGTCGTCAGCGGCGCGCAGGTGCGACTGGGGCTGACGACGATCACGCTCAGCCACGTGGCCTTCAACATCTCATTCGTCGCGATCGTGGTGCGGGCCCGGCTCGCGGGCATGGACCCGGCGCTCGAGGAGGCTGCCGCCGATCTGTACGCGGACCGCTGGCAGACGTTCCGCCGGGTCACGCTGCCCCAGATGATGCCTGGTGTGCTCGGTGGCGCGCTGCTGGCGTTGACGCTGTCACTGGACGACGTGGTGATCACGAGCTTCGTGTCGGGTCCGGGGTCGACGACCCTGCCCGTCTACGTGTTCGGGCTGGTTCGCAGAGGGGTGACACCCCTGATCAACGCGGTCTCGACCGCGATGCTCGTGGCCTCGATGATCCTGGTCTTCGCGTCGGTCATGCTGCAACGAGGACGGGGGACCACCCCCTGA
- a CDS encoding spermidine/putrescine ABC transporter substrate-binding protein: MRKLLVLGALLTLLLAACSGASTSIENQAAGGGDAGDAGSEPTGSEAPTGPSVSCEPGEVDGELVLYNWTEYIDPELVDKFRDEFGVDVIEDFYPSNEEMLARVQGGGSGFDVVVPSDYMVGIMIEQGLLARLDKSAIPNADNVAEDFTSPPFDPELAYSMPYQWGTTGLGLSLADTSEKPKPTWGWIFDPNMGEGLDGRISMLDDPREAMAAALSYLGYSINSTNEAELQEAADLIAATTDRLAAFDSDQYEDLLISGETSVAHGYSGDFFVGFDENDAWDDYVYIIPEEGAVRWVDTMAILADAPHPCTAHAFINFILDAQNGAQLTNWNFYGSPNGAAEEFIDPEILEDPAIYPPEDVLENLQFLEDTGETETLYTDLFTEAKS; the protein is encoded by the coding sequence ATGCGCAAGCTGTTGGTCCTCGGCGCCCTGCTCACGCTGCTGCTCGCAGCCTGCTCAGGTGCGTCGACCAGTATCGAGAACCAGGCGGCCGGCGGAGGAGATGCCGGCGACGCCGGCAGCGAGCCGACCGGCAGCGAGGCGCCGACGGGGCCGTCGGTCTCGTGCGAGCCGGGCGAGGTCGACGGCGAGCTCGTGCTCTACAACTGGACCGAATACATCGACCCCGAGCTGGTCGACAAGTTCCGCGACGAGTTCGGCGTCGACGTGATCGAGGACTTCTACCCGAGCAACGAGGAGATGCTGGCCCGCGTCCAGGGCGGTGGAAGTGGCTTCGACGTCGTCGTCCCGTCCGACTACATGGTCGGGATCATGATCGAGCAGGGTCTGCTCGCGCGGTTGGACAAGAGCGCGATCCCCAACGCCGACAACGTGGCCGAGGACTTCACGTCCCCACCGTTCGACCCTGAGCTGGCCTACTCGATGCCCTACCAGTGGGGGACCACGGGGCTTGGACTGAGCCTGGCCGACACGAGTGAGAAACCGAAGCCCACGTGGGGCTGGATCTTCGACCCGAACATGGGCGAGGGCCTCGACGGACGCATCTCGATGCTCGACGACCCGCGTGAGGCCATGGCAGCGGCGCTCAGCTACCTGGGCTACTCGATCAACTCGACGAACGAGGCCGAGCTGCAGGAGGCAGCGGACCTGATCGCAGCGACCACCGACCGGCTCGCGGCGTTCGATTCGGACCAGTACGAGGACCTGCTGATCAGCGGCGAGACTTCCGTGGCCCATGGCTACTCGGGTGACTTCTTCGTCGGGTTCGACGAGAACGACGCATGGGACGACTACGTCTACATCATCCCCGAGGAGGGCGCGGTCCGGTGGGTCGACACCATGGCGATCCTGGCCGACGCGCCGCATCCCTGCACCGCGCACGCGTTCATCAACTTCATCCTCGACGCGCAGAACGGGGCCCAGCTGACGAACTGGAACTTCTACGGCAGCCCGAACGGGGCCGCGGAGGAGTTCATCGATCCCGAGATCCTCGAGGATCCCGCCATCTACCCACCGGAGGACGTGCTCGAGAACCTGCAGTTCCTCGAGGACACCGGTGAGACCGAGACGCTCTACACTGACCTGTTCACCGAGGCCAAGAGCTGA
- a CDS encoding ABC transporter permease, with product MARTLVPEPEAPPGGPALEERAAQARSRTGAWIALPPAAYLVLLFALPLVIVLVYSFATRGPTGQTILADWNVAAYRRLFDPLVREIAIRSVGYALLTTAICLVVSYPFAYYLASRAVRVRNVLLVLVMVPFWSNFLVRTYAWRLLLSSSGPLSQLTELIGLGQTRLLFTPVAVVLGLVYGYMPFMILPLYAAIERIDLGLVEAARDLYASGARAFWRVTWPLSRPGVVAGSILVFIPSLGAYVTPEILGGSKTTMLGSYIVRQFLSARDWPFGSALSFVVMAIMLAATMLYFRTGGRTL from the coding sequence ATGGCACGGACCCTGGTGCCCGAGCCGGAGGCACCGCCAGGTGGCCCAGCCCTGGAGGAACGCGCGGCTCAGGCACGGTCGCGCACCGGCGCGTGGATCGCCCTGCCCCCTGCGGCCTACCTGGTGCTGCTCTTCGCTCTGCCGCTGGTGATCGTCCTCGTCTACTCGTTCGCGACGCGTGGCCCGACCGGCCAGACGATCCTGGCCGACTGGAACGTCGCGGCATACAGGCGCCTGTTCGACCCGTTGGTCCGCGAGATCGCCATCCGCTCGGTCGGGTACGCGCTGCTGACGACGGCGATCTGCCTGGTGGTGTCGTACCCGTTCGCCTACTACCTCGCGTCCCGTGCCGTGCGCGTGCGCAACGTGCTGCTGGTCCTGGTCATGGTCCCGTTCTGGTCGAACTTCCTCGTGCGCACCTACGCGTGGCGGCTGCTGCTCAGCTCCAGCGGGCCGCTGTCGCAGCTCACGGAGCTGATCGGCCTCGGGCAGACCCGCCTGCTGTTCACACCGGTCGCCGTCGTGCTGGGGCTGGTCTACGGCTACATGCCGTTCATGATCCTGCCGTTGTATGCGGCGATCGAGCGGATCGACCTCGGCCTGGTCGAGGCCGCGCGCGACCTCTACGCGTCGGGTGCCAGGGCGTTCTGGCGGGTCACGTGGCCGTTGTCACGCCCGGGCGTGGTCGCCGGATCGATCCTGGTCTTCATCCCCAGCCTCGGCGCGTACGTGACGCCGGAGATCCTGGGTGGGTCCAAGACGACCATGCTCGGCAGCTACATCGTCCGCCAGTTCCTGTCGGCGCGTGACTGGCCGTTCGGCTCCGCGCTGTCGTTCGTCGTGATGGCCATCATGCTGGCAGCGACCATGCTCTACTTCCGCACGGGTGGCCGAACGCTGTGA
- a CDS encoding ABC transporter ATP-binding protein, protein MSDVAAVELRGVSKRFDDVTAVDDVTLDIRDGEFFSLLGPSGCGKTTTLRMMAGLDFPTSGSISIFGEQMHLRPPNKRPVNTVFQSYALFPHMTVHDNVAFGLQMRRLRRDEVRRRVGGALELVQLTGREQRRPNQLSGGQQQRVALARALVNEPKVLLLDEPLGALDLKLRQAMQLELKDLQSRVGITFVYVTHDQEEALTMSDRIGVMDAGRLLQVGVPEDIYERPTSPMVADFIGDTNLLTAMVKGDGQIALDDAQIVQAETREPAGSEIVLTLRPERLHLTAPDDDVESGHNALDATVTRRVYLGNAVTYDVRAGLVSLRVRERNAPGRQRFAVGEAVQVHWAAGAAVVVTR, encoded by the coding sequence ATGAGCGATGTCGCCGCCGTGGAGCTCCGCGGGGTGTCGAAGCGCTTCGACGACGTGACAGCGGTCGACGACGTCACACTCGACATCCGCGACGGCGAGTTCTTTTCCCTGCTGGGTCCGTCGGGCTGCGGCAAGACCACGACGCTGCGCATGATGGCCGGGCTCGACTTCCCGACGTCCGGCAGCATCAGCATCTTCGGTGAGCAGATGCACCTGCGCCCGCCGAACAAGCGGCCCGTCAACACCGTGTTCCAGTCCTACGCCCTGTTCCCGCACATGACCGTGCACGACAACGTCGCCTTCGGCCTGCAGATGCGCCGGCTGCGCCGCGACGAGGTCCGACGACGCGTCGGCGGCGCGCTCGAGCTCGTGCAGCTCACCGGGCGGGAGCAGCGGCGGCCGAACCAGTTGTCAGGTGGCCAGCAGCAGCGCGTCGCGCTCGCGAGGGCCCTCGTGAACGAGCCGAAGGTCCTGTTGCTCGACGAGCCGCTCGGCGCGCTGGACCTCAAGCTGCGCCAGGCCATGCAGCTGGAGCTCAAGGACCTGCAGTCGCGTGTGGGCATCACGTTCGTCTACGTGACCCATGACCAGGAGGAAGCGCTGACGATGTCGGACCGCATCGGCGTGATGGATGCCGGGCGGTTGCTGCAGGTCGGCGTCCCGGAGGACATCTACGAGCGGCCGACGTCGCCGATGGTGGCCGACTTCATCGGCGACACCAACCTGCTCACCGCCATGGTCAAGGGTGACGGCCAGATCGCCCTCGACGACGCGCAGATCGTACAGGCCGAGACCCGTGAGCCGGCGGGCAGCGAGATCGTGCTCACTCTGCGTCCCGAACGCCTGCACCTGACAGCTCCGGACGACGACGTCGAGTCCGGGCACAACGCACTCGACGCGACGGTCACACGGCGGGTCTACCTCGGCAACGCGGTCACGTACGACGTCAGGGCGGGCCTGGTGTCGCTGCGGGTCCGCGAACGCAATGCACCGGGACGCCAACGGTTCGCGGTCGGTGAGGCAGTGCAGGTCCACTGGGCCGCTGGTGCCGCGGTCGTGGTGACGCGCTGA